The genomic interval ATTCTGGTTGGAATTTTACGCTACAAAACACAACCAGATGAAACAACTTGTCATACTCGGTGCAGGCACAGCGGGAACCATGATGGCCAACCATCTCACTCATGAACTGGATACCGATCTGTGGAAGATCATCGTGATCGATGAAAAGACCGAACACCACTATCAACCCGGATATCTTTTTCTACCCTTTGACATTTACAAACCTTCCGATATTGTAAAGACCATTGAGGAGTTCATTCCCAAGAAAGCTGAATTGGTCAGAGGCACCATTGACCGGATCGACCCTAAGAATAACCGGGTGTTGATGACCAATGGGACCGAGATCGATTATGAAGTACTCATTGTGGCAACCGGTGCCAAAATTGCCCCGGAGGAAACCGAAGGCATGAAAGGTTCGGAATGGCACAAATCGGTATTTGATTTTTATACGTTTGATGGGTCACTTGCACTTCGCGATAAACTCCGTCATTGGGAAGGTGGTAAATTGGTGGTACATATCACTGAAATGCCGATCAAATGTCCCGTGGCGCCCCTTGAGTTTGCCTTCCTCGCCGATTCTTTTTTCAAGAATAAACACATGCGCGATAAAGTGGAGATCACCTATGTCACTCCCTTAAGCGGGGCCTTTACCAAGCCCAAAGCCACCGATGCCCTGGAGCATTTGTTGCATGAAAAACATATCCAGATCGAAAGTGATTTTGCGATCGAGCGGGTGGACAATGAAAATAAAATGATCGTTGACTATGGTGGTCGCGAGATACCATTTGATATCCTGGTAACCGTTCCAACCAACAAAGGTGACGAAGTGATCGAACGTTCGGGAATGGGAGACGATCTGAACTATGTACCCACCAACAAGGCAACGCTGCAAAGCAAGGCGTATGAAAATGTATTTGTATTGGGTGATGCCAGCAATATTCCTGCCTCCA from Chitinophagales bacterium carries:
- a CDS encoding FAD-dependent oxidoreductase, with amino-acid sequence MKQLVILGAGTAGTMMANHLTHELDTDLWKIIVIDEKTEHHYQPGYLFLPFDIYKPSDIVKTIEEFIPKKAELVRGTIDRIDPKNNRVLMTNGTEIDYEVLIVATGAKIAPEETEGMKGSEWHKSVFDFYTFDGSLALRDKLRHWEGGKLVVHITEMPIKCPVAPLEFAFLADSFFKNKHMRDKVEITYVTPLSGAFTKPKATDALEHLLHEKHIQIESDFAIERVDNENKMIVDYGGREIPFDILVTVPTNKGDEVIERSGMGDDLNYVPTNKATLQSKAYENVFVLGDASNIPASKAGSVAHFEAEILTENILRYIKGEPLKEEFDGHANCFIETGNGKALLIDFNYTHEPVEGSFPFPGVGPLRLLKESRMNHMGKLAFRWIYWNVLLKGTHIPFVSPTMSEAGKHYE